A genomic segment from Nodularia sphaerocarpa UHCC 0038 encodes:
- a CDS encoding histidine phosphatase family protein: MLKQLQSKSYVFVGGYLLTAVLGLTGCDSTPSEPTSDNTNTPETTAQPVASEEKISAGEQANADFQDKLSGQALLNALKQGGHVIYFRHTQTEKDYADQLKAEMGDCSTQRMLSETGWKQARTIGEGFRKSAIPFDKVISSQYCRAWQTADLAFGKYEKNADLNFPKAEDYTPEQTAEMKAQLTPMLTTVPTKGTNTVIVGHDDLFEAATGIYPDPQGMAYVVKPDGKGSFQLIANMLPEEWEKLE, from the coding sequence ATGCTCAAACAGTTACAAAGTAAATCTTATGTATTTGTGGGTGGATATCTATTGACTGCGGTCTTAGGTTTGACTGGATGTGATTCTACTCCTAGTGAACCCACAAGTGACAACACAAATACACCTGAAACTACTGCTCAACCCGTAGCAAGTGAGGAAAAAATTAGTGCGGGAGAACAAGCCAATGCGGATTTTCAGGATAAACTCAGTGGTCAAGCCCTTCTGAATGCTTTAAAACAAGGGGGTCATGTAATTTATTTTCGCCATACCCAAACAGAAAAAGATTATGCTGACCAACTAAAAGCGGAGATGGGTGATTGTTCAACTCAACGGATGCTGAGTGAAACAGGATGGAAACAAGCTAGAACTATTGGGGAAGGATTTCGCAAGTCTGCTATTCCTTTTGATAAAGTAATTTCTAGTCAGTATTGTCGGGCTTGGCAAACAGCAGATTTAGCCTTTGGTAAATACGAGAAAAATGCTGACCTAAACTTTCCCAAGGCGGAAGACTATACTCCCGAACAAACGGCTGAGATGAAAGCCCAGCTAACACCAATGTTAACAACTGTACCCACAAAAGGAACTAATACTGTCATTGTCGGTCATGATGATTTGTTTGAAGCCGCAACAGGGATTTATCCAGACCCACAGGGTATGGCTTATGTTGTTAAGCCTGATGGCAAAGGTAGTTTTCAACTGATTGCCAATATGCTTCCCGAAGAATGGGAAAAATTAGAGTAA
- the hisH gene encoding imidazole glycerol phosphate synthase subunit HisH codes for MPIIAVVDYDMGNLHSVCKGLEKAGATPHITHSAKDLEMADAVVLPGVGAFDPAVQHLRSRGLEQPIKDTIASGKPFLGICLGLQILFESSAEGTQPGLGIVPGKVRRFRPEAGITIPHMGWNQLEFTQRKNILWEHLPADPWVYFVHSYYVDPTDPEVRAATVTHGSQTITAAIARENLTAVQFHPEKSSNIGLQILSNFVAQVREKIAA; via the coding sequence ATGCCAATCATTGCAGTCGTAGATTACGATATGGGAAATTTGCACTCAGTTTGCAAAGGTTTAGAAAAAGCTGGAGCGACTCCTCACATTACTCATTCTGCTAAGGATTTAGAGATGGCAGATGCGGTAGTATTGCCAGGAGTGGGAGCATTTGATCCCGCAGTCCAACACCTGCGATCGCGTGGTTTAGAACAACCCATTAAAGATACAATCGCATCGGGGAAACCCTTCTTAGGCATTTGTTTGGGATTGCAAATTTTATTTGAATCCAGTGCCGAAGGAACTCAACCAGGGCTAGGAATTGTCCCTGGAAAAGTGCGCCGATTCCGACCAGAAGCAGGTATTACTATTCCGCACATGGGATGGAATCAATTAGAGTTCACGCAACGAAAAAACATTTTATGGGAGCATTTGCCAGCTGATCCTTGGGTATATTTTGTACATTCTTACTATGTTGACCCAACTGATCCCGAAGTTCGAGCCGCAACTGTTACCCACGGTTCTCAAACGATCACAGCTGCGATCGCCCGTGAAAACCTGACAGCAGTGCAGTTCCACCCGGAAAAATCCTCTAATATCGGGTTGCAAATCTTATCTAATTTTGTTGCTCAAGTCCGCGAAAAAATTGCTGCATAA
- a CDS encoding creatininase family protein, producing MQLHLSTWPEVEAYLQQSRGIILPIGSTEQHGPTGLIGTDAICAEAIARGVGEATQALIGPTINVGMALHHTAFPGTISLRPSTMIQVVRDYITCLTKAGFSKFYFINGHGGNIATLKAAFSETYAHLEDLQIPNAQQVQCQVANWFMCSSVYKLAKELYGDQEGSHATPSEVALTQYIYPESIKQAPLSPEVAGGHSIYSAVDFRGRYPDGRMGSNPGLATPEHGQQFYDLAVKELSNGYLEFLNAE from the coding sequence ATGCAACTACATTTAAGCACTTGGCCAGAAGTTGAAGCTTATTTACAACAATCACGGGGTATTATTCTCCCCATTGGTTCTACTGAACAACATGGCCCCACAGGTTTAATTGGGACTGATGCGATTTGTGCAGAGGCGATCGCACGTGGAGTAGGTGAAGCAACTCAGGCGCTCATTGGTCCTACAATCAACGTGGGGATGGCATTACATCATACCGCTTTTCCTGGCACAATAAGTCTGCGTCCCAGTACGATGATTCAGGTAGTACGAGACTATATCACTTGTTTAACCAAAGCTGGCTTTTCCAAATTCTACTTTATCAACGGACACGGCGGTAATATTGCCACCCTCAAAGCTGCTTTTTCGGAAACTTACGCACATTTGGAAGATTTGCAGATTCCCAACGCCCAACAGGTACAATGTCAAGTAGCTAACTGGTTTATGTGCAGTTCTGTATACAAACTCGCTAAAGAATTATACGGCGACCAAGAAGGCTCTCATGCGACTCCCAGTGAAGTAGCCCTTACCCAGTATATCTATCCAGAGTCCATAAAACAAGCACCCCTTTCTCCAGAAGTTGCCGGTGGACACTCGATTTATAGTGCAGTTGACTTCCGAGGACGTTACCCAGATGGACGCATGGGTTCAAACCCTGGTTTAGCAACCCCAGAACATGGTCAGCAATTTTATGATTTAGCGGTGAAAGAACTCAGCAATGGATACTTAGAATTTTTGAACGCAGAATAG
- a CDS encoding 50S ribosomal protein L11 methyltransferase — MSWMELSLDTTHEAVDWVCTLLAETIDINDIYITEYAESDAANSDWTFTMRLYLPYDVSARTQIEKIENLLSPLHRTGMTTAIQTNIVENKITDAPKPLVHPIGERFIIVNSDTPAQSEIADKITLKLQKTLAFGSGLHPATIVSLRLLERYITPNMQVLDFGSGSGILSVAMAKLGANVLALDNDSVAVQATQETVSVNNVEQQVQVMQGSLGCGSELGHWMGGNTVNDVSKVEAKDTFDLIVANIFARVHIALADDFREALRQNQAQPGLLITAGFTTDHEESVTTALTEAGFEVIDCERLNEWVALTFRCNS; from the coding sequence ATGTCTTGGATGGAATTAAGTCTGGATACAACCCATGAGGCTGTTGATTGGGTTTGTACTTTACTAGCGGAAACTATTGATATTAATGATATTTATATTACCGAATATGCAGAATCTGATGCGGCTAATTCTGATTGGACATTTACCATGCGGTTATATTTACCCTACGATGTCAGCGCGCGGACACAGATAGAAAAAATTGAAAATCTGCTTTCGCCTTTGCATCGAACTGGAATGACAACAGCAATTCAGACGAATATTGTTGAAAATAAAATCACAGACGCACCCAAACCACTTGTGCATCCCATTGGGGAAAGATTTATTATAGTCAATTCCGATACACCTGCTCAATCGGAAATAGCAGATAAAATCACCTTAAAACTGCAAAAAACTCTCGCCTTTGGTAGTGGTTTACATCCAGCAACTATTGTCAGCCTCCGACTGCTAGAACGCTACATAACCCCTAATATGCAGGTGCTAGACTTTGGCTCAGGTTCGGGTATTTTGAGTGTAGCTATGGCGAAACTAGGGGCGAATGTTTTAGCTTTAGATAATGACAGCGTTGCTGTACAAGCGACTCAGGAAACTGTATCTGTTAATAATGTAGAGCAGCAAGTACAGGTGATGCAAGGTAGCCTGGGATGTGGCAGTGAACTGGGGCATTGGATGGGTGGAAACACTGTTAATGATGTGTCAAAAGTTGAAGCAAAAGACACATTTGATTTAATTGTTGCCAATATATTTGCACGGGTACATATTGCCCTAGCTGATGATTTTCGGGAAGCATTGCGTCAAAATCAAGCACAACCAGGGCTATTAATTACAGCCGGATTCACCACAGATCATGAAGAAAGTGTCACCACAGCCTTAACCGAAGCCGGATTTGAGGTCATCGATTGTGAAAGATTAAACGAATGGGTAGCCCTTACCTTTCGGTGTAATTCGTAA
- the rsmD gene encoding 16S rRNA (guanine(966)-N(2))-methyltransferase RsmD, whose protein sequence is MTLRIYGNRQIKSLPGQATRPTSARVREAVFNIWQGTIKDCHWLDVCTGTGSMGAEALCREASLVVGIEKSSRASAIIQQNWQQVAHGEQKWQLLRGDVIQQLKNLSGRQFDRIYFDPPYASGLYQPVLEAIAHYNLLAVNGEIAVEHNPQGWTAPVIPTWEISRQKVYGNTALTFYRIIDEGNEADN, encoded by the coding sequence ATGACACTGAGAATTTACGGGAATCGCCAAATTAAAAGTTTACCAGGGCAAGCTACCAGACCCACCAGTGCGCGGGTAAGAGAAGCAGTGTTCAATATTTGGCAGGGTACAATTAAAGATTGTCACTGGCTAGATGTGTGTACCGGCACTGGTTCAATGGGTGCAGAGGCTTTGTGTAGAGAAGCCAGTTTAGTAGTAGGAATAGAAAAATCAAGCCGCGCTAGTGCCATTATTCAACAAAACTGGCAGCAGGTAGCGCATGGCGAGCAAAAATGGCAACTCTTGCGAGGAGATGTCATACAGCAATTAAAAAATTTATCAGGAAGGCAGTTTGACAGGATTTACTTTGATCCACCTTATGCTAGTGGATTATATCAGCCAGTGTTAGAGGCGATCGCACACTATAACTTGTTAGCTGTGAATGGTGAAATAGCTGTAGAACACAATCCCCAAGGTTGGACAGCGCCAGTCATACCCACTTGGGAGATTTCTCGCCAAAAAGTTTACGGTAATACAGCCCTTACCTTTTATAGAATCATCGATGAGGGGAATGAAGCTGACAATTAG
- a CDS encoding c-type cytochrome — translation MDNQITKPETRIQWIALLALVILLAAPLGIFGVQMVRDADPYVKNVLSLKGDSVQGHAIFQINCAGCHGLEANGLVGPSLQGVSKRKSQYKLIHQVISGETPPMPKFQPSIPEMADLLSYLESL, via the coding sequence TTGGATAACCAGATTACCAAACCAGAAACTCGGATACAGTGGATCGCCTTATTGGCTCTGGTGATACTGCTAGCAGCCCCTTTGGGCATTTTTGGTGTTCAAATGGTTAGAGATGCTGATCCTTATGTCAAGAATGTCCTTTCCCTCAAAGGAGACTCAGTTCAAGGACACGCGATCTTTCAAATTAACTGCGCTGGTTGTCATGGACTGGAAGCAAATGGGCTGGTTGGCCCCAGTTTGCAAGGCGTATCCAAGCGCAAGTCACAATATAAGCTGATTCATCAAGTTATTAGTGGCGAAACCCCGCCAATGCCAAAATTTCAACCAAGCATTCCAGAAATGGCAGATTTATTAAGTTATTTGGAGAGTTTATAA
- a CDS encoding DUF3370 domain-containing protein — protein sequence MLSFLLNFLIAQSAPATPPPEEVVKSQEVRALPGQLDTVPVFNSNSPELVLKEGILLSTFPADGKKVSEAHLNYPFSGRFDVFAHHIARADPPEDLRSLHIGIMLHNPGTKPVTVNILQAASYLSQPDAPFIQLPANSQNILGNIFAGPGDRAVSDVLRGRRQENFPAQIVIPPGENQMLLNLPIPVKELTPPLNGRSTLMRLQSNGTVYAASMALFARQNADGSERAPNLEEWQNLLKTGELSTPRDRVPTPLEVTDKPRIYGRVAGVAQGSQWKSLVVDNPTARYLTIPQAGKAFSYPLSSLHGGTLGTNQIQTAPMLVRYPDTAYRAHGNYGIQYSLQLPLHNNTETAQSVSVSVQTPIKEDNLVKQGLRFFTTTAPQVFFRGSVRVRYTDDQGNAKTQFTHLVQRRGQQGEPLVLLNMKPGDRRLVEVDLIYPPDATPPQVLTVSTQ from the coding sequence ATGTTGTCATTTTTACTAAATTTCCTAATCGCCCAATCCGCACCTGCTACCCCACCCCCGGAAGAAGTGGTAAAGTCCCAAGAAGTGCGAGCTTTACCGGGACAACTGGATACTGTGCCTGTATTTAACAGCAATAGTCCAGAATTGGTATTAAAAGAAGGAATTTTACTGTCTACTTTTCCCGCAGATGGCAAAAAAGTATCAGAGGCGCATTTAAATTATCCGTTTAGCGGGCGATTTGATGTTTTTGCTCATCACATTGCTAGGGCTGATCCACCAGAGGATTTGCGATCGCTCCATATAGGAATCATGCTGCATAATCCTGGAACGAAACCAGTAACGGTGAATATATTGCAAGCAGCGAGTTATTTAAGTCAACCAGATGCACCTTTTATTCAGTTACCAGCCAACAGTCAGAATATTTTAGGTAATATTTTTGCAGGGCCAGGCGATCGCGCTGTGTCTGATGTTTTGAGAGGAAGGCGACAAGAAAATTTCCCCGCCCAAATTGTCATCCCTCCAGGGGAAAATCAGATGTTGCTAAATTTACCCATTCCTGTCAAAGAACTGACACCACCTTTAAATGGTCGCTCTACCTTGATGCGGTTGCAGAGTAATGGTACTGTTTATGCAGCCAGTATGGCTTTATTTGCCCGTCAGAATGCCGATGGTAGTGAACGCGCCCCGAATTTAGAAGAGTGGCAAAATTTACTCAAGACTGGTGAATTGTCAACTCCAAGGGATAGAGTTCCTACACCTTTAGAAGTAACTGACAAGCCGAGAATTTATGGGCGTGTCGCCGGAGTTGCTCAAGGTTCCCAGTGGAAATCCTTAGTTGTAGATAATCCCACCGCGAGATATTTGACAATTCCCCAAGCGGGTAAAGCCTTTTCCTATCCTTTGAGTAGCCTACATGGGGGTACTTTAGGAACAAATCAAATTCAGACTGCGCCCATGTTAGTACGTTATCCTGATACTGCATATCGCGCTCATGGCAACTATGGAATTCAATATAGTTTACAGTTGCCCCTACATAATAATACTGAAACTGCTCAAAGCGTGAGTGTATCTGTGCAAACACCAATTAAAGAAGATAATTTAGTCAAACAGGGATTACGCTTCTTTACAACCACAGCACCGCAAGTATTTTTCCGGGGTTCAGTGCGGGTACGTTACACAGATGATCAAGGTAATGCCAAAACTCAGTTTACTCATTTAGTGCAAAGGCGAGGTCAACAGGGAGAACCCTTAGTTTTATTAAATATGAAACCAGGCGATCGCAGATTAGTAGAAGTAGACTTGATCTATCCCCCAGATGCTACACCACCGCAGGTATTAACGGTGTCAACTCAATAG
- a CDS encoding malic enzyme-like NAD(P)-binding protein: MTKLTPNSSFSVTMRLQIPNRVGMLASVMQAIASTGGNLGQIDLIEQTRHESTRDITVDAASTEHAETIVQAVKVLPDITLLSVHDRTFNLHRGGKISIVSRIPLKSVSDLAMAYTPGVGRICTAIAQDPEEVYNLTIKQNTVAIVTDGSAVLGLGNLGASAALPVMEGKAMLFKEFAGLDAFPICLDTQDTDEIVRTVKNLAPVFGGVNLEDIAAPRCFEIEKRLRAELNIPVFHDDQHGTAIVTLAALFNALKLVNKSIAEIRIVINGAGAAGVAIARLLRKAGAEKIWMCDSKGIISTSRTDLTPEKQEFAVKAQGTLGGAMQGADVFIGVSAPGVLTVEMVQAMAKDPIVFAMANPIPEIQPELVSKIVAVMATGRSDYPNQINNVLAFPGVFRGALDCRAQTITTTMYLEAASAIASLVKPSDLNREHIIPSVFDKRVAPAVAAAVQQAARQEGIAKS, from the coding sequence ATGACAAAGCTTACTCCTAATTCTAGTTTTAGTGTTACCATGCGGTTGCAAATTCCCAATCGTGTGGGGATGTTAGCTTCAGTAATGCAGGCGATCGCCTCCACTGGTGGTAATCTCGGACAAATCGATTTAATCGAGCAAACCCGTCATGAATCTACCCGTGATATTACTGTAGATGCAGCTAGTACAGAACACGCTGAGACTATAGTGCAAGCAGTGAAAGTATTGCCAGATATTACCTTACTCAGTGTTCATGACCGCACCTTTAATTTGCATCGTGGGGGCAAAATTAGCATTGTTAGCCGCATTCCCCTGAAGAGTGTTTCTGATTTAGCAATGGCGTATACTCCAGGCGTTGGTAGGATTTGTACAGCGATCGCCCAAGACCCAGAGGAAGTTTACAACCTCACCATCAAACAAAATACTGTCGCCATTGTTACCGATGGTAGCGCAGTTTTAGGTTTGGGAAATCTGGGTGCGTCTGCGGCTTTACCAGTCATGGAAGGTAAAGCCATGCTATTCAAAGAATTTGCCGGGCTTGATGCTTTTCCCATCTGTCTTGACACCCAAGATACAGATGAAATTGTGCGGACAGTCAAAAATCTAGCTCCGGTGTTTGGTGGTGTCAACTTAGAAGATATAGCTGCGCCGCGTTGCTTTGAAATCGAAAAAAGATTACGAGCAGAACTAAATATCCCAGTTTTTCATGATGACCAACACGGTACAGCCATTGTTACCTTAGCAGCCTTGTTTAACGCCTTAAAGTTAGTTAATAAGTCAATAGCAGAAATCCGCATAGTGATTAACGGTGCTGGGGCGGCTGGAGTGGCGATCGCCCGCTTACTTCGCAAAGCTGGAGCCGAAAAAATCTGGATGTGCGACTCCAAAGGAATAATCTCCACCAGCCGCACTGATTTGACCCCAGAGAAGCAGGAATTTGCCGTCAAAGCCCAGGGTACACTGGGGGGTGCAATGCAAGGCGCAGACGTGTTTATTGGCGTGAGCGCACCCGGAGTATTGACAGTGGAAATGGTACAAGCAATGGCTAAAGACCCAATTGTTTTTGCTATGGCTAATCCCATTCCCGAAATTCAGCCAGAATTAGTCAGTAAAATTGTCGCTGTCATGGCTACAGGTCGGAGTGACTACCCAAATCAAATTAATAACGTCTTGGCTTTTCCCGGAGTATTCCGTGGTGCTTTAGATTGTCGCGCCCAGACAATTACTACTACCATGTACTTAGAAGCAGCAAGTGCGATCGCCTCCTTAGTCAAACCTTCAGACTTAAACCGGGAACACATCATCCCATCAGTCTTTGATAAACGGGTTGCACCTGCTGTAGCTGCTGCTGTACAACAAGCCGCCCGTCAAGAAGGAATTGCCAAGAGTTAA
- a CDS encoding phosphate ABC transporter substrate-binding protein, with protein sequence MATNSKNREILILVLTLLLTGGVLGLGLWYFKLLPGLTPSSIEPNQNASQSLNDDQSSDSKSNPNQGFDLGSLDTSLPNPTVLTIDGSVTIVTLVKQFQIGYNFLNPNLPTTYGIPDGKPNGTNAGIKNLIDGKVLMAASSRPLNGSESAGGIVGVPIARDGLAVAVGINNLYKGGLTIEQLRLIFLGQITNWSEVGGPNLPIKVINRSRDSGTHSFFQEAVLSGKSFAPDGGNFTTVQQDETTPILRALGNDGISYSTVTQIENQTSVRIVPINGISPTDQALVKNGTYPLSRVVYLAVPRKTSPAVKQFVEFALSPPGQQAVQRAGFIPLQ encoded by the coding sequence ATGGCTACAAACAGCAAAAATCGAGAAATACTCATACTGGTGCTGACTCTACTGCTCACTGGTGGAGTTTTAGGATTGGGTTTGTGGTACTTCAAACTATTGCCTGGACTAACACCAAGTTCTATAGAACCGAATCAGAATGCATCGCAATCTTTAAATGATGATCAATCTTCTGACTCAAAATCTAACCCTAATCAAGGTTTTGATTTAGGAAGTTTAGATACGAGTTTGCCAAATCCAACAGTTTTAACGATTGATGGCAGTGTCACTATAGTTACTCTAGTTAAACAGTTTCAAATTGGCTATAATTTTCTCAATCCTAATTTACCTACAACTTATGGGATACCTGATGGTAAACCTAATGGCACTAATGCCGGGATAAAAAACCTGATTGATGGTAAGGTTTTGATGGCTGCTAGTTCACGTCCCCTGAATGGTAGCGAATCGGCTGGGGGAATTGTGGGAGTACCGATTGCGCGTGATGGTTTGGCTGTGGCGGTAGGTATCAATAACCTATACAAAGGGGGATTGACTATAGAACAGTTGCGTTTAATTTTTCTCGGACAAATTACGAACTGGTCGGAGGTGGGTGGACCGAATCTACCGATAAAAGTGATTAACCGTTCTCGTGACAGTGGGACTCATTCTTTCTTTCAAGAAGCGGTACTTTCGGGTAAATCTTTCGCACCTGATGGCGGTAATTTTACTACGGTTCAGCAAGATGAAACTACGCCCATTTTGCGAGCTTTAGGTAATGATGGTATTAGTTACAGTACTGTGACTCAAATTGAAAATCAGACAAGTGTCCGCATTGTTCCTATTAATGGCATATCGCCTACAGATCAGGCTTTAGTGAAAAATGGTACTTACCCGCTTAGTCGAGTTGTTTATTTAGCAGTACCGCGTAAAACTAGCCCAGCCGTTAAGCAATTTGTGGAATTTGCTTTATCTCCTCCAGGACAACAAGCTGTTCAACGTGCTGGTTTTATTCCTTTGCAGTAG
- a CDS encoding bile acid:sodium symporter family protein, with product MEANFLTAVFLPLALFIIMLGMGLSLTLDDYKGVLIYPKAVVIGLVSQLVMLPIVGFGIASMFPLNPELAVGVMILVACPGGATSNMITFLAEGDVALSVTLTAISSLITVFTIPLVVNFAMQTFLGAGTTLQLPVLNTVLQIAVMTLLPLAIGMVVNRYAPGIAAKANKPVKWLSLFFLSVVLTGIMLQERDNLIPSVMAVGWVTLVLNVATMTLGFAIATLAKLGEKRARAITVEVGIQNGTLAIAIASSPTLLNNSTMAVPAAIYSLFMFVTGVGFAFFVSRIPLRRNPQGRRIR from the coding sequence ATGGAAGCAAATTTTCTCACGGCTGTTTTTCTGCCCCTGGCTCTATTTATTATCATGTTAGGCATGGGGTTATCCTTGACCCTAGACGACTATAAGGGAGTTTTAATATATCCCAAAGCGGTGGTGATTGGCTTGGTGTCGCAGTTAGTCATGTTACCAATTGTGGGCTTTGGCATTGCGTCGATGTTTCCCCTCAACCCAGAATTAGCAGTAGGCGTGATGATTTTAGTCGCCTGTCCTGGTGGCGCAACTTCTAATATGATCACATTCTTAGCTGAGGGAGATGTTGCTCTTTCTGTGACGCTGACAGCTATCAGTAGTTTAATTACGGTTTTTACTATTCCTCTGGTTGTCAATTTTGCAATGCAGACATTTTTGGGCGCAGGGACAACACTACAGTTACCTGTTTTAAATACAGTTTTGCAGATTGCGGTAATGACACTTCTACCTTTAGCAATTGGGATGGTAGTTAATCGATATGCTCCCGGAATTGCAGCAAAGGCCAATAAACCTGTAAAGTGGCTATCTCTATTTTTCCTGTCCGTGGTGCTGACTGGGATAATGCTGCAAGAACGAGATAATTTGATTCCTTCTGTGATGGCTGTGGGCTGGGTAACTCTGGTTTTAAATGTGGCGACAATGACATTAGGTTTTGCGATCGCTACTTTAGCAAAATTAGGAGAAAAACGCGCTAGGGCAATTACAGTAGAAGTGGGTATTCAAAATGGGACTTTAGCGATCGCGATCGCATCTTCCCCGACACTGCTGAATAATTCTACAATGGCTGTTCCAGCAGCTATTTATAGTCTGTTCATGTTTGTTACTGGTGTTGGATTTGCATTTTTTGTCTCACGCATACCGCTAAGGCGGAACCCGCAGGGTAGGCGCATTCGTTGA
- a CDS encoding peptidase C15 has protein sequence MAKRILLTSFEVWLSDQLSNSSDDLLLEVIKGDSLPHDLKFLRRLPVDVHLASSQVIQKISELQPDDIICCGMAASRTKLSLEAVASFEETVLPTTVNLEKLVAGATAIEISHDCGKFVCEGLYYAVLNYLCQNQSAARCIFVHVPVLNSENLPVVLADFLLIINNLALS, from the coding sequence ATGGCGAAAAGAATACTATTAACTTCTTTTGAAGTTTGGTTGAGCGATCAACTCTCAAATTCTTCCGATGATTTATTACTGGAAGTGATTAAAGGTGACTCGCTCCCTCATGATTTAAAATTTTTGCGGCGTTTACCTGTGGATGTCCATCTGGCTAGTTCACAAGTAATTCAAAAAATCTCCGAACTGCAACCCGATGATATTATTTGTTGTGGGATGGCTGCTAGCAGGACAAAACTTAGTCTGGAGGCGGTTGCTAGCTTCGAGGAAACTGTTTTGCCTACAACTGTTAATTTGGAAAAATTAGTAGCAGGTGCAACAGCAATTGAGATTAGCCACGACTGCGGTAAATTTGTTTGTGAAGGATTGTACTATGCAGTTTTAAATTACTTGTGCCAAAATCAATCCGCAGCACGTTGTATTTTTGTCCATGTTCCCGTGTTAAATTCTGAAAATTTGCCAGTCGTCTTGGCTGATTTCTTATTAATTATTAACAATTTGGCACTTTCATAA
- the petG gene encoding cytochrome b6-f complex subunit V, translating into MVEPLLSGIVLGLIVVTLAGLFYAAYKQYKRPNELGG; encoded by the coding sequence GTGGTTGAACCCTTGCTATCCGGTATTGTCCTTGGTCTGATTGTTGTGACTCTGGCTGGGCTATTTTACGCCGCTTATAAGCAATACAAGCGCCCCAACGAATTGGGGGGTTAA
- a CDS encoding pentapeptide repeat-containing protein — MANDEHLAILKQGVEVWNQWRSENLPLKVDLCAAKLLEFDLSNANLSNADLSNADLTLAILRNANLSNANLSNADLSGAFLSNAILRNANLSVAKMFYAYLNGANLSNADLSVADLSNADLSVANLSNANLSESKVIATNFDNATLTGACIKDWSVNSETKLDKVVCEYVYLSNEYEGISKSRRPIEGKFLPGEFASLYKKIIETTDLILRKTPESANNDNNQGVQFNFNNKTHTWERLTFRSKTEIKIAEALDRAGTLFLPNCLARLNTPNGRANKEADFLICYNGKWGILEVDGPHHKPERRVEEQERERIFRRHGIKVVERFDSSRCYENPDEVVEEFFKMLEIGYS, encoded by the coding sequence ATGGCGAATGATGAGCATCTAGCAATACTGAAACAGGGTGTAGAAGTTTGGAATCAGTGGAGGAGTGAAAATTTACCTTTAAAAGTTGACCTGTGTGCGGCTAAACTGTTGGAGTTTGACCTGAGTAATGCTAACCTGAGCAATGCTGATCTGAGTAATGCTGACCTGACTTTGGCTATCCTGAGAAATGCTAACCTGAGCAATGCTAACCTGAGCAATGCTGACCTGAGTGGGGCTTTCCTGAGTAATGCTATCCTGAGAAATGCTAACCTGAGTGTGGCTAAAATGTTTTATGCTTACCTGAATGGGGCTAACCTGAGCAATGCTGACCTGAGTGTGGCTGACCTAAGTAATGCTGACCTGAGTGTGGCTAACCTGAGTAATGCTAATTTATCAGAATCGAAAGTAATCGCTACAAATTTTGATAACGCAACTTTGACAGGTGCTTGTATAAAAGATTGGAGTGTTAATAGTGAAACAAAACTAGATAAAGTAGTTTGTGAATATGTTTATTTATCTAATGAATATGAAGGTATAAGCAAAAGCCGACGACCTATAGAAGGTAAATTTTTACCTGGAGAATTTGCTAGTTTATACAAAAAGATTATAGAAACTACAGACTTAATTTTACGCAAAACTCCCGAAAGTGCGAATAATGACAATAACCAAGGAGTTCAGTTTAATTTCAATAACAAAACTCATACTTGGGAAAGGCTAACATTTCGCTCAAAAACAGAAATCAAAATTGCTGAAGCACTAGACAGGGCTGGAACTTTATTTTTACCTAACTGTTTAGCTCGACTCAATACACCCAATGGGAGAGCCAATAAAGAGGCTGATTTTCTAATTTGTTACAATGGTAAATGGGGAATTTTGGAAGTTGATGGACCGCATCATAAACCAGAACGCAGAGTAGAAGAACAAGAGAGAGAACGCATTTTTAGAAGACACGGTATCAAGGTCGTGGAAAGATTTGATTCCTCTAGGTGTTATGAAAATCCAGATGAGGTAGTCGAGGAATTTTTTAAAATGCTAGAAATTGGATATTCCTAA